A stretch of Vibrio aphrogenes DNA encodes these proteins:
- a CDS encoding DUF481 domain-containing protein: MMTAKLAPYYIIDGNLFIEVPFLVQNRLLPLLFLLLSSQAYSEDIMIESEVTTPKDDMAITDQLSDSNQAEETATPNNSDSASTTDDASLTTSNKEPSSSSQSNAPSTSQTSSPVASDEKDESHENERDKNQSVSINDDGVDEDLIAELLEEDAEPVKKSPKKAPLKKKAAPAAPASTWFPEIEFGYRSEQGNEDERSLNTRLALSYIKGRLRNTGEIKLYLKNEDGKEDEREQTYQLQSDYKISPKMYIYGSFKGIDSKYSSYFHDYTISTGLGYQITNTDSLKVETELGPGYRYQEPNTDEIDDDDPIFPENVDEPIIRANLTAQWQPFDSISFNFDGTVVSGSSNTRIDTEISILNHITEDISLKIAQSRQHLSRVPNNLSKTDSIFTINILYSPK; encoded by the coding sequence ATGATGACCGCAAAATTAGCGCCATATTATATTATCGACGGCAATTTATTTATTGAGGTACCATTCTTAGTGCAAAATCGATTATTACCGCTCTTGTTTTTACTCTTAAGCAGCCAAGCTTACAGTGAAGACATCATGATAGAGAGCGAAGTAACCACGCCCAAGGATGATATGGCAATAACGGATCAACTATCTGATAGCAATCAGGCAGAAGAAACGGCTACGCCAAATAATAGTGATTCAGCCTCAACGACCGATGATGCGTCTTTAACCACCAGTAATAAAGAGCCATCATCTTCATCCCAGTCAAACGCACCTTCGACCTCACAAACATCATCACCCGTTGCCTCAGACGAGAAAGACGAGAGCCATGAGAATGAGCGCGACAAAAATCAATCTGTAAGTATCAATGATGACGGTGTCGATGAAGACCTCATTGCTGAGTTATTAGAAGAAGATGCTGAACCGGTAAAAAAGAGCCCTAAAAAAGCCCCACTTAAAAAGAAAGCGGCACCCGCAGCGCCAGCTTCAACTTGGTTTCCCGAAATTGAGTTTGGTTATCGTTCAGAACAAGGTAATGAGGATGAGCGTTCATTAAATACTCGACTCGCTTTATCGTATATTAAAGGGCGCTTGAGAAATACAGGTGAAATAAAGCTGTATTTAAAAAATGAAGATGGCAAAGAAGACGAAAGAGAGCAAACTTATCAATTACAAAGTGACTACAAGATAAGTCCCAAAATGTATATTTATGGAAGCTTTAAAGGCATTGACTCAAAGTACAGTTCGTACTTCCATGATTATACAATTTCAACGGGTCTTGGTTATCAAATCACCAATACTGACAGCTTAAAAGTCGAAACCGAACTCGGTCCAGGTTATCGTTATCAAGAACCCAATACCGATGAAATTGATGATGACGATCCTATTTTCCCTGAGAATGTCGATGAACCTATTATACGAGCAAATTTAACCGCTCAATGGCAGCCTTTTGATAGTATTTCATTTAATTTTGATGGCACTGTGGTCAGCGGTTCAAGCAATACTCGTATCGATACAGAGATCAGCATTCTTAACCACATTACTGAAGATATTTCGTTGAAGATAGCTCAATCTAGGCAACACCTTAGCCGGGTTCCAAACAATCTGAGTAAGACCGATAGTATCTTCACTATCAATATCTTATATTCACCCAAATAG
- the rpsR gene encoding 30S ribosomal protein S18, with translation MARFFRRRKFCRFTAEGVQEIDYKDVATLKNYITEAGKIVPSRITGTSAKYQRQLARAIKRSRYLALLPYTDKHQ, from the coding sequence ATGGCTCGTTTCTTCCGTCGTCGTAAATTCTGCCGTTTCACTGCAGAAGGCGTACAAGAGATTGATTACAAAGACGTAGCAACTCTTAAAAATTACATCACTGAAGCTGGTAAAATTGTACCTAGCCGTATCACTGGCACAAGTGCTAAATATCAGCGTCAACTAGCTCGCGCTATCAAGCGTTCTCGCTACCTAGCACTTCTTCCATACACTGACAAACATCAGTAA
- the alr gene encoding alanine racemase, which yields MKPPVAATAYVNLDSLRYNLTKVKTKVGKSKITTIVKANGYGHGAAAVAQALESTSDSFGVARLEEALELRRVGISKPILLLEGFFDDSDLPIIQANNLHTAVHCEEQLLALEQAQLAAPIEVWLKIDTGMHRLGVRPEQLEEFLTRLKACSNVAKPLHYISHFGCADELDNPATMEQIELFTQLAEAGCERSIAASSGILAWPDSHLEWVRPGIILYGVSPFEAQNAESMGFKPVMSLKSHLIAIRDVKAGESVGYSATWTAERDTKIGVIAIGYGDGYPRTAPNGTPVVINGRRVPLVGRVSMDMLTVDLGCNSQDQVGNEAILWGEGLPAEEIANRIGTIAYELVTKLTGRVVMIYQEEHNE from the coding sequence ATGAAGCCTCCTGTCGCGGCAACCGCATACGTTAATTTAGACTCGCTTCGCTATAACCTTACAAAAGTAAAAACTAAGGTTGGAAAGAGTAAGATCACCACTATTGTGAAAGCCAATGGTTATGGTCATGGTGCTGCTGCGGTTGCTCAAGCTTTGGAATCTACCTCAGACAGTTTTGGTGTCGCGAGATTAGAAGAAGCGCTTGAATTAAGACGAGTGGGGATCAGTAAACCTATCTTATTATTAGAAGGCTTTTTTGATGACTCTGATCTTCCGATCATACAAGCGAATAACCTGCATACGGCCGTGCATTGTGAAGAGCAATTATTGGCGTTAGAGCAAGCACAATTGGCGGCTCCGATAGAGGTTTGGCTTAAGATTGATACTGGAATGCACCGTTTAGGTGTACGACCTGAGCAATTAGAGGAATTTCTTACGCGCTTAAAAGCGTGTTCTAATGTGGCAAAACCACTTCACTATATTAGCCATTTTGGTTGTGCGGATGAATTGGATAATCCGGCAACGATGGAGCAAATCGAGTTATTTACCCAATTAGCCGAAGCGGGTTGTGAGCGTTCTATTGCGGCATCTTCAGGGATCTTAGCCTGGCCAGATAGTCATTTAGAATGGGTAAGGCCGGGAATTATTTTGTATGGTGTGTCGCCATTTGAAGCGCAAAATGCCGAATCCATGGGATTTAAGCCCGTCATGAGCTTAAAATCACATTTAATTGCCATTCGTGATGTCAAAGCGGGCGAAAGCGTAGGGTATAGTGCGACTTGGACGGCCGAGCGAGATACAAAGATTGGTGTCATCGCAATTGGCTATGGTGACGGTTATCCTCGCACTGCGCCTAATGGGACGCCAGTGGTCATTAATGGTCGCCGAGTGCCTCTAGTTGGTAGGGTGTCGATGGACATGTTAACCGTGGATTTAGGCTGCAATAGTCAAGACCAAGTGGGTAATGAAGCCATTTTATGGGGCGAAGGTTTACCGGCAGAAGAAATTGCCAATCGTATAGGAACTATCGCGTACGAATTAGTCACAAAATTGACAGGGCGAGTAGTGATGATTTATCAAGAAGAACATAATGAATGA
- the pgi gene encoding glucose-6-phosphate isomerase, translating into MLKNINPTTTSAWKALTEHFESAQDMELSSLFAQNADRFNQFSAKFGSDILVDYSKNLIDQETLTHLFALAEQTEVKSAIEAMFAGDKINQTEGRAVLHTALRNRSNTPVLVDGVDVMPGVNAVLAKMESFTNRIVSGEWKGYTGKEITDIVNIGIGGSDLGPYMVSEALSAYKTRLNMHFVSNVDGTHIAETLKGLNPETTLFLVASKTFTTQETMTNAHTARDWFLEAAIDSAHVAKHFAALSTNAQSVADFGIDTDNMFEFWDWVGGRYSLWSAIGLSICLAIGFDNFVELLEGAHEMDKHFANTEFENNIPVILALIGIWYNNFHGAESEAILPYDQYMHRFAAYFQQGNMESNGKYVDRNGQAVDYQTGPIIWGEPGTNGQHAFYQLIHQGTKLIPCDFIAPAISHNQIGDHHQKLMSNFFAQTEALAFGKSKEQVEAEFIAAGKTAEEVKDLVNFKVFEGNRPTNSILVKQINPTTLGNLIAMYEHKIFVQGVIWNIFTFDQWGVELGKQLANQILPELADNNPVESHDSSTNGLINAFKAFKA; encoded by the coding sequence ATGTTGAAAAATATTAACCCAACCACAACATCCGCGTGGAAAGCGTTAACTGAACACTTTGAATCAGCACAAGATATGGAGCTTTCAAGCTTATTCGCACAAAATGCGGATCGCTTTAATCAGTTCTCTGCCAAGTTTGGCTCAGATATTTTAGTGGATTACTCAAAGAACTTAATTGACCAAGAAACGCTAACGCATCTTTTTGCTCTTGCGGAGCAAACGGAAGTTAAATCGGCAATCGAAGCGATGTTTGCGGGTGATAAGATCAACCAAACCGAAGGTCGTGCGGTATTACATACAGCATTACGTAATCGCAGCAATACGCCGGTCTTGGTTGACGGTGTAGATGTGATGCCTGGTGTGAATGCGGTATTAGCTAAGATGGAAAGCTTTACTAACCGAATCGTATCGGGTGAATGGAAAGGCTACACTGGCAAAGAAATCACGGATATTGTTAACATCGGTATCGGTGGTTCTGACCTTGGTCCTTACATGGTATCTGAAGCATTATCCGCTTATAAAACGCGTTTAAATATGCACTTCGTTTCAAACGTTGATGGAACCCATATCGCTGAAACATTGAAAGGGCTAAACCCTGAAACCACGCTTTTCCTAGTGGCTTCAAAAACTTTTACCACTCAAGAAACCATGACTAATGCTCACACTGCTCGTGATTGGTTCTTGGAGGCGGCGATTGATTCTGCTCATGTTGCAAAACACTTTGCGGCACTTTCAACCAACGCCCAATCGGTTGCTGATTTTGGTATTGATACAGATAACATGTTTGAATTCTGGGACTGGGTTGGTGGTCGTTATTCACTATGGTCTGCAATCGGTCTTTCAATCTGTTTAGCGATTGGCTTTGATAACTTTGTTGAGTTATTGGAAGGTGCGCATGAAATGGATAAGCATTTTGCAAATACTGAATTTGAAAACAACATTCCTGTCATCTTGGCGTTGATTGGTATTTGGTACAACAACTTCCATGGTGCTGAATCGGAAGCTATCCTGCCTTACGATCAATACATGCATCGCTTCGCGGCTTATTTCCAACAAGGTAATATGGAATCAAACGGTAAATATGTTGACCGTAATGGTCAGGCCGTAGATTACCAAACGGGTCCAATTATTTGGGGTGAACCTGGTACTAATGGTCAACACGCTTTCTATCAATTGATCCACCAAGGAACTAAATTAATTCCTTGTGATTTTATTGCGCCGGCAATTAGTCATAACCAAATTGGTGATCACCACCAAAAACTGATGTCTAACTTCTTTGCTCAAACTGAAGCGCTTGCATTTGGTAAATCTAAAGAGCAAGTCGAAGCTGAATTTATCGCTGCTGGTAAAACGGCAGAAGAAGTGAAAGATCTGGTTAACTTTAAAGTGTTTGAAGGTAACCGTCCGACTAACTCGATTTTAGTGAAGCAAATCAACCCAACCACTTTGGGTAATTTGATTGCAATGTACGAACACAAAATCTTTGTGCAAGGGGTTATTTGGAATATCTTTACCTTTGACCAATGGGGCGTAGAGCTTGGTAAGCAATTAGCTAACCAAATTTTACCTGAGCTTGCTGACAACAACCCAGTTGAGTCGCACGATAGTTCAACGAATGGTTTGATTAACGCTTTTAAAGCATTCAAAGCGTAA
- the priB gene encoding primosomal replication protein N, with amino-acid sequence MTNRLELSGTVVKAPVRSLSPAGIAHCHFSIEHRSTVQEANLPRQVYCRMQVVVSGQGSQPLTQHLVLGSQIKASGFVAYHTGRNGLGKLVLHADNITQI; translated from the coding sequence ATGACCAATCGATTGGAGTTAAGCGGCACTGTCGTGAAAGCTCCGGTTAGAAGCCTAAGTCCTGCGGGCATTGCCCATTGCCATTTTAGTATTGAGCACCGTTCGACAGTACAAGAAGCGAATTTACCGAGACAAGTTTATTGTCGTATGCAGGTAGTCGTGAGTGGGCAAGGGTCACAACCACTTACTCAACATTTAGTTTTAGGCAGTCAAATCAAGGCAAGCGGTTTTGTCGCTTACCACACCGGCCGAAATGGTTTAGGTAAATTGGTTTTACATGCCGACAACATTACTCAAATTTAA
- a CDS encoding replicative DNA helicase, giving the protein MAENKPRKISDSQVDALKVPPHSLEAEQSVLGGLLLDNERWDSISGKIVEKDFYSRPHRLIFAAIKSILENSQPLDLITLSEHLELREELESVGGFAYLADLAKNTPSAANINAYADIVCERAMVRNLIGIANEIADAGYDPQGRSSADLLDMAESKVFAIAEERTAENEGPQSVDNILEKTLERIEVLYKTPQDGVTGVSTGFTDLNKKTAGLQGSDLIIVAARPSMGKTTFAMNLCENAAMDQDKPVLIFSLEMPAEQLMMRMLASLSRVDQTKIRTGQLDDEDWARISSTMGILMQKKNMYIDDSSGLTPTDLRSRARRIARETGGLSMIMVDYLQLMRVPGLQDNRTLEISEISRSLKALAKELNVPVVALSQLNRSLEQRADKRPINSDLRESGAIEQDADLIMFIYRDEVYHPDSALKGIAEIIIGKQRNGPIGSVRLTFQGQYSRFDNYAGPAFDDE; this is encoded by the coding sequence ATGGCAGAAAATAAACCTCGAAAAATCTCAGATTCGCAAGTGGACGCTTTAAAGGTTCCACCGCACTCTCTTGAGGCAGAACAATCCGTTTTAGGCGGCTTATTACTCGATAATGAACGTTGGGATTCTATTTCCGGGAAAATTGTCGAAAAAGATTTTTATAGTCGCCCACACCGTTTAATTTTTGCGGCGATTAAATCGATTTTAGAAAACAGTCAACCTCTTGATCTTATTACACTCTCTGAACATTTGGAGTTGCGTGAAGAGCTAGAATCGGTTGGTGGCTTTGCTTATCTCGCCGATCTTGCGAAAAATACACCAAGTGCGGCAAATATAAATGCTTATGCTGACATTGTGTGTGAACGTGCCATGGTGCGTAATTTAATCGGCATCGCCAATGAAATTGCTGATGCCGGTTATGATCCACAAGGAAGAAGCTCTGCCGATTTGTTGGATATGGCAGAAAGTAAAGTGTTTGCCATTGCCGAAGAGCGTACTGCTGAAAATGAAGGCCCTCAAAGCGTTGATAATATTTTAGAAAAAACATTAGAACGAATTGAAGTGCTGTATAAAACGCCACAAGATGGTGTGACAGGGGTGTCGACAGGCTTTACCGATCTCAATAAGAAGACGGCAGGTTTACAAGGCTCAGACTTAATCATTGTGGCTGCTCGTCCATCGATGGGTAAAACGACGTTTGCGATGAACTTATGTGAAAACGCAGCGATGGATCAAGACAAACCCGTTCTGATTTTCTCTTTAGAGATGCCCGCAGAACAATTGATGATGCGTATGCTGGCCTCCTTGTCACGTGTGGATCAAACTAAGATCCGTACCGGGCAACTTGATGATGAAGATTGGGCTCGTATCTCATCGACTATGGGTATTCTGATGCAGAAGAAGAATATGTATATCGATGATAGCTCGGGCTTAACCCCGACGGATTTACGATCTCGTGCACGTCGTATCGCACGTGAAACCGGGGGGTTATCAATGATCATGGTCGATTACTTGCAACTTATGCGAGTGCCTGGCTTGCAAGATAACCGTACCTTAGAGATCTCTGAAATCTCACGCTCATTAAAAGCGTTGGCAAAAGAATTGAATGTTCCAGTAGTGGCATTATCACAGCTTAACCGTTCTTTGGAGCAACGTGCTGATAAACGACCTATTAACTCGGATTTGCGTGAATCAGGAGCGATTGAGCAAGATGCTGACTTGATCATGTTTATTTACCGTGATGAGGTTTATCACCCAGATAGTGCCTTAAAAGGAATTGCGGAGATCATTATCGGTAAGCAACGTAACGGACCTATTGGTTCAGTGCGACTGACTTTCCAAGGCCAGTACTCCCGTTTTGATAATTACGCGGGCCCAGCCTTTGATGATGAATAA
- the rplI gene encoding 50S ribosomal protein L9 — MQVILLDKIGNLGNLGDQVNVKSGYARNFLIPQGKAVMATKANVEVFEARRAELEAKVAEQLAAAQARAEKVNALEAVVIASKAGDEGKLFGSIGTRDIADAVTAAGVEIVKSEVRLPEGALRTTGEFEISVQLHSEVFAEVKLQVVAAE; from the coding sequence ATGCAAGTTATTCTACTTGATAAAATCGGTAACCTAGGCAACCTTGGCGACCAAGTTAACGTTAAATCTGGCTACGCTCGTAACTTCCTTATCCCACAAGGTAAAGCAGTTATGGCTACTAAAGCTAACGTTGAAGTTTTCGAAGCACGTCGTGCAGAATTAGAAGCTAAAGTTGCTGAGCAACTAGCTGCTGCACAAGCTCGCGCTGAGAAAGTTAACGCACTAGAAGCAGTTGTAATCGCTTCTAAAGCGGGTGACGAAGGTAAACTATTTGGTTCTATCGGTACTCGTGATATCGCTGATGCAGTTACTGCAGCTGGCGTTGAAATTGTTAAGAGCGAAGTTCGCCTTCCTGAAGGTGCACTACGTACAACTGGCGAGTTTGAAATCAGTGTTCAACTTCACTCTGAAGTATTCGCTGAAGTTAAACTTCAAGTTGTTGCTGCTGAATAA
- a CDS encoding BamA/TamA family outer membrane protein — MMTPSALVPMKNYFCQQGRFTIAVGLLVFFSTSVSAEPNISLSSPLHHQDSSPSAHQDIPSQDSSDNAKDSWYSEFKIVPFGFISDSIGNSIGAAGLLKGAGQPQAALLGAGFVSDKGSYVSYLGGYNYQLGERWLIDADAYLAQFDDYRYYLGNATSNSSDFDDYTEADGQESRLQAKFRYVLPLGLGKERAASASYSPNRKIAGITPWESGVTSLGFTPFYKSRQLDGVVYDDPDHTWGMIFSFDWDNRDSIRNTTHGSHTLFNYTYAPKVGNEDPWSTWEFQNSQYFDLGALGHVFNKQVVAFDFYTAGTPSWNQGKTHRPPEYAGVRLGGLYRQRGFASGRFTGRAAINYSLEYRVMPDWQPLQNWPVFDWYHVPWWQWVLFTDVGRVADEYNLSELHDDMQVSYGGAVRFQVEGIVVRAEMAWGDEESMFRVMVNQPF; from the coding sequence ATGATGACTCCTAGTGCTTTAGTTCCGATGAAAAATTATTTTTGCCAACAGGGTAGATTTACAATTGCTGTTGGTTTATTGGTTTTTTTTTCAACTAGTGTATCGGCTGAGCCTAATATCAGCCTTTCATCTCCTCTTCATCATCAAGATTCTTCTCCTTCTGCCCATCAAGATATCCCTTCTCAAGACTCATCGGATAACGCTAAAGACTCTTGGTATTCTGAATTTAAAATTGTGCCATTTGGCTTTATCTCTGATTCCATTGGTAACTCTATTGGTGCGGCGGGGTTATTAAAAGGAGCTGGCCAACCTCAAGCCGCGTTATTAGGTGCCGGGTTTGTCTCCGATAAAGGCAGTTATGTCTCCTATTTAGGCGGTTATAATTATCAGTTAGGAGAGCGTTGGTTAATCGATGCCGATGCTTACCTTGCTCAGTTTGACGATTATCGTTACTACCTTGGTAATGCGACCAGCAATAGTTCTGACTTTGATGACTACACAGAAGCTGATGGCCAAGAGTCTCGTTTACAAGCCAAATTTCGTTATGTATTGCCACTAGGGTTAGGGAAAGAGCGGGCGGCGAGTGCCAGTTATTCGCCCAATCGAAAAATTGCAGGGATAACGCCATGGGAGAGTGGGGTGACGAGCTTAGGATTTACGCCTTTTTATAAATCTCGTCAGCTCGATGGGGTTGTCTATGATGATCCTGACCATACTTGGGGCATGATTTTCAGTTTTGATTGGGATAACCGAGATAGCATTCGTAATACCACCCATGGCTCGCATACCTTGTTCAATTACACCTATGCTCCTAAAGTGGGTAATGAGGATCCGTGGAGTACTTGGGAGTTTCAAAATAGCCAATACTTTGATCTTGGGGCATTAGGTCATGTCTTTAACAAACAAGTTGTGGCATTTGATTTTTATACCGCAGGCACTCCAAGTTGGAACCAAGGCAAAACACACCGCCCTCCTGAATATGCCGGAGTAAGATTGGGCGGCCTATATCGTCAACGAGGTTTCGCATCGGGGCGATTCACTGGCCGAGCGGCTATCAACTATAGCTTAGAATATCGTGTAATGCCTGATTGGCAACCACTTCAAAATTGGCCTGTGTTTGATTGGTATCATGTCCCTTGGTGGCAATGGGTCTTATTTACCGACGTTGGCCGAGTGGCTGATGAATATAACTTATCTGAATTGCATGATGATATGCAGGTGAGTTATGGCGGAGCGGTCCGTTTTCAAGTTGAAGGCATCGTTGTTCGAGCCGAAATGGCATGGGGAGATGAGGAAAGCATGTTTCGCGTCATGGTGAATCAACCATTTTAA
- the rlmB gene encoding 23S rRNA (guanosine(2251)-2'-O)-methyltransferase RlmB, whose translation MSNEFIFGIHAINAVLDKDPARIVEAFVLNGRQDDRLMPVLQQLQQYGVSVQQMNRKTLDNKANGANHQGIIAKVKPAKALNEHDLDGILAQCEAKGEQPLLLVLDGVTDPHNLGACLRNADAAGVAAVIVPKDKSAPLTGTVSKVACGAAETVPFVRVTNLARTMRALQEQGIWFVGTAGEATHDIYQAKLTGPLAIVMGAEGDGMRRLTRETCDDLIKIPMSGSVSSLNVSVASGVCLFEAVRQRLG comes from the coding sequence ATGAGTAACGAATTTATTTTTGGCATTCATGCCATTAACGCAGTATTAGATAAAGATCCTGCACGTATTGTTGAAGCCTTTGTATTAAATGGCCGTCAAGATGACCGTTTAATGCCGGTTTTACAGCAATTACAACAATACGGTGTGTCTGTTCAACAGATGAACCGTAAAACCTTGGATAACAAAGCCAACGGTGCCAATCACCAAGGTATCATTGCTAAAGTTAAGCCAGCTAAGGCGTTAAATGAGCATGATTTAGATGGCATCTTGGCACAATGTGAAGCAAAAGGTGAACAACCTCTTCTATTGGTCTTAGATGGTGTGACGGATCCTCATAACCTTGGTGCTTGTCTACGTAATGCCGATGCGGCGGGCGTCGCTGCTGTGATTGTGCCAAAAGATAAATCAGCCCCTCTTACGGGTACCGTTAGCAAAGTGGCTTGTGGTGCCGCGGAAACCGTCCCATTTGTTCGTGTGACCAATTTGGCTCGTACAATGCGAGCGCTTCAAGAGCAAGGTATTTGGTTTGTTGGCACGGCAGGTGAAGCGACTCACGATATCTACCAAGCCAAATTAACTGGTCCATTAGCGATTGTTATGGGGGCTGAAGGTGATGGTATGCGCCGTTTAACTCGTGAAACCTGTGATGATTTAATAAAAATCCCGATGTCAGGAAGTGTTTCTAGTTTAAATGTTTCTGTCGCATCAGGTGTGTGTTTATTTGAAGCGGTACGTCAGCGTTTAGGTTAA
- the rpsF gene encoding 30S ribosomal protein S6 has translation MRHYEIVFMVHPDQSEQVAGMIERYTNTITEAGGTIHRLEDWGRRQMAYPINKLHKAHYVLMNVEAEQSVIDELETAFRFNDAVLRNMIMRTKSAVTEQSIMMKAREERAPRREERSEAKSEEAAAE, from the coding sequence ATGCGTCATTACGAAATCGTATTCATGGTGCACCCTGATCAAAGCGAGCAAGTTGCTGGCATGATCGAGCGTTACACTAACACTATCACTGAAGCTGGCGGTACTATCCACCGTTTAGAAGATTGGGGCCGTCGTCAAATGGCTTACCCAATCAACAAATTGCACAAAGCACACTACGTTCTTATGAACGTTGAAGCTGAGCAATCTGTGATTGATGAGTTAGAAACTGCTTTCCGTTTCAACGATGCAGTTCTACGTAACATGATCATGCGCACTAAATCTGCAGTGACTGAACAATCTATCATGATGAAAGCACGTGAAGAACGCGCACCTCGTCGTGAAGAGCGTTCTGAAGCTAAGTCAGAAGAAGCAGCAGCTGAGTAA